The stretch of DNA ATTGGTATGCGGTAATTATCGGCAACCTCTTCTACACTCCATCCATTGGCTAGCGCCTCGAGTATGTCATCTACTGTTATGCGTGTTCCCTTAACGGTTGGCCTACCGCCACGCCTACCAGGCACAACCTCTAGCCACTTATATCCTGGCAAGAGAACCATAACAGCATTCACCAACAACAACAACTGCTCTAACAGGCTATAGCCTTTATCCTATCAATTCAATCCCAAATGGATAATTATTCGGAGGTTAACCAGATATAATACCATTAATTTCAGGGCATTAATCTACAATAGAATTGTTCTTATTTTCAATTGTTGAGGCTTAATTACCTATACAAGTCAAAGTAAAGTTAAGAACACATTCTCCTATCATCATAGTTAGCAATACTAGAATCTAACAACTCATACCATAATTAAAGACACAACGATTATTT from Aeropyrum pernix K1 encodes:
- a CDS encoding DUF433 domain-containing protein, yielding MVLLPGYKWLEVVPGRRGGRPTVKGTRITVDDILEALANGWSVEEVADNYRIPIEAVYEALRYALETLRKVEVVAVESTS